The genomic region CCCCCAGCCGTGGGGCCTCCTGTCTGTGGACACCTAGCGCAGGCAGAGCCTGAACAGGGGCAAAGTGCAGGCGGGGGCTCAGCGCTGGGCCACCTGGGGCTGCTAAAGGGGCTCCAGCCTGTTGCCAGGGAGCGCCAGACTGCACAGGTTCTTCTGACCCCTGCAGGGCTCTGCCTTGGGGGCAGCCAGCGGGGGTGGGAGCTGGCTCAAGGGGCAGCGATGAGTGTACAGGCTGGGTGGGTCCCAGTGCGTGTGGATGCCCCCACGGCTCCTCTGACTCCCCCGCACCCAGACAGGGCCCAGGCTGCCCTGTGCAGATGGGAAAACTCAGGTGAGACCCTCCTGAGGGGCCCTGCCCCTCTTGACCTAGGGTATCCCCTTCTCTAGGGACTCAGGGACGTCAGAAGGAGGCAGTGAGCTCAGCATGCCACACTGTCAGGGCCCCACGGCTGGTCCCAAAGGCCCCTCCCTAGTCCAGAGCCACTGTGATACTTCATCCTCCTGCCCAGTCCAGCAGGGAACCATACTGGTTGAGCTCTGCTGTCAGGGAAACACAAGAGGAGGGTCGATCCAGCTGGTGCAGACAGGGGCATGGCCAGTTTGCAGCTAGGAGCTAGTGCAGGACAGCTCCGGTTTCTGCAGGCTTGACCTTCCTCGGTACCACTGCAAGTCCTGAGGGGCTGCAGGACCTCGGCCAGGGCAGAACCAGAGGCTCAAACAGCAACACGTCAGGGGTGTGGTTGAGCGGGGCAATGGCAGCTCAGGGGCCCTCAGCCTGACCAGGACTGGCAGTGGGACACGTGGAGGGCAGTCCCTGTCCCCTTACCACTTCGCCCCCCAGACCAAACCCACAGGCCCAGGGGTGGCTTCCTAGGGGCCGGGCAATGAGTCTGGCCTGCAGGGAGAGCTGCAAAACTTCTCCGGAGTCAAGGGTATCAGGGAGAATTTGACGAAACTGCTGTTGCACCAGAAGAAAAGGGCTGCACTCAGACCCCACCGCCAGCTCGGCCCCAGGTGGCGGGCAGGCTAGTGACCCTCTCAGGACATGCCAAGCTCCTCCCAGTAGCCAGCAGAGGCCTCCCAGGACCCACCAGTACCCCCCAACCCACAGCCACTGCTGGTACCTGGCCCAGCCCCCACCTACTCAGGTCACGTACCCTATACCAGTGCAGGGTCCCTCGGGGGCCCAGGAATGACCCAGGTGCCCCCTCGGCTATGGCCTTAGTTGGAGCAGGAAGGAGCAGGCCAAGACAGAAGTACCAGAGTTGAGGTCAGTGAACGGGGAATGTTCTGGGTAGACATCACAGGGGACCCAGGCAGAGACTGTGGCGGGGGGGGGAAGACCCTGGACATGGGAGGGAACGTGGCCTGCCCAGATCACCCCCAGTCCACCAAGCTAGGGGCTGTGGTTTGGATAACTGGGCTGGACGTTGCCAGCCCACAGAACCGGGCCAGGGGAGAGTTGGGCACCATCAGCATTtggtaaaactcttaaaaaattaaaaccaatcaCAAAACAGGGGTAGGACACATGGGGTCTCAAGGTCCATGGAGGAGATAGGGACTGGTCAGACCTCCACGGCACTCCCGCTAGGGCCCTGACCCCAAGGCACCCCCCAATCCTGGATGACCTCGCCGGGAGCCAAGGGTCTCCAGGGCCCTCCTGCAGCTATGCCCACCAGCTAGCTGCAGGCTCTCTTTGGTCTCCTGTCCTATAAACATAGCCCAGGTGGTGTCACGTCCACGGCAACCCCCCGGGGAGCCTGGtactcctggtggtccagtcagcCACAGGACTCGGTCAGGGCACCCACTTGTCCTCCCAGAGAAACCTGGATGGACCTCAGTGCTTAGGACTCCTGGGTAAAGGTCAGCAAAGAGGGTCATGGCCCCCAAATCTCAGATCAGGAGAAGCCTCAGGTACCTGGTCCAGCCTCCCACTTGGAGCACAGCGCCCCCGCCAAGTTCAGGCTGTGGGCCAGCGGAGGAGAGGCGCCAACGTCATAGGCGGCCTTTTGAGCATGACAAGGAGGGGCTGCCAGAAGCTGCAGCCTCTAGGCTTGCCCCGCAGGACACCCTTTGCCCCTGCACCTCCCAGGGCTGGTGGGGGTGCTCACCATGCCAAAGGCCAAGCTGGCACAGACCCTGTGCAGCCACATCCAGAGCCTGGCCATGGCACCTGGCCTCCGCTCTGGAGGACAGTCCACCTGGGCAGGGCTGTGCAACGGGGGGAGGGGCAGCACCACTCTGTTCCCCCGACGCTGGGTTCTCCACGAGAGACAGGACTGAAGCCTTGCACGCCTGGGACCACTACCCACCTGAGCTGCGTGCCAAGACCACCTCGGCAGGGAGTCAGCTTGATCCTCTAAGCAAAGCAGCACACACACGACCTGGCTCAGACTTTACTCACACTGGCCCCGGAGGGTGGTGACCCTCCTCAACAGGGCCCCTGCtgcaggaggagggagcagggaacCACACAGGCAGTAAGATGGCCCCAGGCCTCTGGGGATCCTGGGACGAGACACCTCCTGGGGCTCCCACAAAGCCCACCCTAGCCAGGAGCTGCATGGCCAGCACACAGCCATGGGTTCACCCACTGCCCATGGGTGGCTGTCACCAAGGCCCCAGGCTCTGTCCACGGTGCTGAGCCTGGCTGTCAGGCCCAGGTCCCCGGGCAGCTACGTCCTGTTGGCTCTTTTCTGTACCACAGCCGGCTCGGACAGCGCCTGCTGCTGAAGCTGCTCAACCAGCTCCTCCACGTAGACCTTGAACAGAGGCACGGGGTCCTGGAGGGGCAAGACAGGTCACCATAAGGCGCTCTGGGGAGGCCGAGAGTCCAGCTGCTGCTGACCAAACACCAGAGGCATCGAGCATGAGAGGACTGGGCCTGGCCACAGGGTCAACCAGGCCCACTCACCACACACTCGCCCCTAACCCAGAGGACAGTGCCCTGTCTCGGGGAGAGGGGCACAGGATCAGGCACCTGCCCCTGGCTTCCCTGGAGAAtaaaggcagagggagagggcagcagctaccatgtgccaCAGACTCCTCTAAGGGACAGACAGAAAGGCCTCCGAGTGGTACTGGGCAGACCCTGGGGAATGCCAGGCAGTCAAAGCAACCAGTGGCACCAAGCATCCAGCTCTCACTGGTCTTTCCACACGCTCACCTTCTCTTCCAGGAGCCTCTGCTTTTCCACAGCCTCGTCCAGCGTCAGACCAACCCACTCAGCCTCTGCCTCTGGGATGACAAACGCCTGGGCAGGCAGAGACAGGCTCTCAGTGAGGTTCAGGCAGCCAGCTGGGGGACCCACGAGGAGCAGTAAGTAAAGGCTGGAGCCCTGACCTTGTACTTGTCATAGATGGCCGCTCTCCGTTCAGGGTCATCCGGGTGCAGCTGGGGGTCCTGTCGGGCGAGCCGCAACAGCATCCCTCGCTTCAGGTCCATTCCAAACTTGGAGCACAGGTCCTCCTTCGGGGTCTGGCAGGAGGCACCGCATGGGGCCAGGTGCTGAGGgcagggccccgcccaccccaacAGCTGGCCCCTCCAGCTTCCTCCCCAGCAGCTGGCAGCCCCCAGGCCAGCCTGGTGCAGTACTTTAGGCCATGTGGGCAGCCCTTACACCCAGGCCGGGAGAGCGGAAGGTCTAAGAGCAGAGAAGGAGGTAGCTGTGCTTCCCACGTCCACAGTAATTGACTCCCACCGGGGTGTCCATTAAGGGACATGGTCCCCTTTACATCTCACCAGGGACCCCAGCCTGGTGCTGATCTGCTTGCCTTGAGGATGTAGAAGTCAAACCCGTAGGCCTCGTCAATGAGGTCCAGGGTGCGCATGGTCACCGTCACAGTGAACCTGGTGTCCAGGATCTCACTGTAGAGCTCACGCTGGAACAGCTGCGGCTTCCACACTTTCTTCACCCTCTTGGAGAACTGCAGATGTGGGAGGCTTGGTGAGCCCTGCTGCTTCTCACCACACCCTGGAGTGCAGGGACCACTCCCACCCAGACTCTGCCCGGGGTGCTGGTCTTCATTCcagacacagcacacacagctaTATCCCGTGGTTCACAGGTCATTCCAAACCAGAGACCAAGGGGCCAAGGGCAAAGAGACGCCAGCCTGGGAGGCCTTAAAGACACAAAGACCCCAACCTCAAGCTCCCCCCAGAGGCAGCACCGCTTAGCAGCAGACTCAGGAGACCTGATTTGAGGTGAACCTTTGGCGGCAAGCTGACAGGTGACCTGAAACCTCACCCCCAGCCCTTCTCAACACTCAGGGCTCCTCCCATCAGTACACTCGACTTGGCTGCCAGAACTGAGACTCAACTCCTGAGCACAACTCAGAGGGAGCTGTCTCTACCACACTGTCAGGCTCTCTCCCCGAGCGGTGGGCGCCCTTACACTGTCCACGTTCCCCAAAAGCCCACGAGGAGCAGGGCAGCGAGACCGCGGAAGCACGGCTCCAGCCTGCTCACCCACCTTGTCGTTGTTGACGTATCTGTGACCCTTCAGCCAGCCCTCGCCGCCCCAGAGCCCCAGCTGGGACTCCGGGGGGTAGTGAACGGGAATAGGTACGTCCTCCACGCGCTCCCGCTGCCCGTTCTTGGGGTTGATCTTGAATTTGGCCCCGTGCGGCCTGAAGTGCACGGGTGTGGGCGTCCGCGCCTCCTCCAGAGAGCGCAGGTAGTGCGCGGGCAGGCGGGAGTAGATGCCCTCGCGCAGCCGCAGCCGCTTCCACAGGCCGACCGGGACCTTGTGCAGGGGCATCGCGGCGAGCCTGGCGGGAGGCCGGGGCCGCCGTCACGCGCGCCCGGCAGGATGCGGGCCTCGACCATACCCCTGCTCCCGCGATATCCCCGCCACCGGCCCAACCCCTCGCTCGGCCCTGACCGCAGACGCGTGATCCAGGCTCTACCCTGCAAGACCCCGAACGCAGACCTGCCGCAGCACCTACCTTACAGAACCCAGGCCTCGCCGGAACCGGAAGTCGCGCCGAGGCATCGGGCCCTCCACCCGCCGCTGACTGGCTGCAAAGTCTGTCGGTCTACCCATCCTCGTCCCGCCCC from Bos javanicus breed banteng chromosome 25, ARS-OSU_banteng_1.0, whole genome shotgun sequence harbors:
- the MRPL28 gene encoding large ribosomal subunit protein bL28m isoform X1, with amino-acid sequence MMFQGKSFYIVFCALSGRREGETEIDKSHLLGNGPYLPTVPRAATFSAGSFLPSLKGRGGGTRMGRPTDFAASQRRVEGPMPRRDFRFRRGLGSVRLAAMPLHKVPVGLWKRLRLREGIYSRLPAHYLRSLEEARTPTPVHFRPHGAKFKINPKNGQRERVEDVPIPVHYPPESQLGLWGGEGWLKGHRYVNNDKFSKRVKKVWKPQLFQRELYSEILDTRFTVTVTMRTLDLIDEAYGFDFYILKTPKEDLCSKFGMDLKRGMLLRLARQDPQLHPDDPERRAAIYDKYKAFVIPEAEAEWVGLTLDEAVEKQRLLEEKDPVPLFKVYVEELVEQLQQQALSEPAVVQKRANRT
- the MRPL28 gene encoding large ribosomal subunit protein bL28m isoform X2 codes for the protein MMFQGKSFYIVFCALSGRREGETEIDKSHLLGNGPYLPTVPRAATFSAGSFLPSLKGRGGGTRMGRPTDFAASQRRVEGPMPRRDFRFRRGLGSVRLAAMPLHKVPVGLWKRLRLREGIYSRLPAHYLRSLEEARTPTPVHFRPHGAKFKINPKNGQRERVEDVPIPVHYPPESQLGLWGGEGWLKGHRYVNNDKTPKEDLCSKFGMDLKRGMLLRLARQDPQLHPDDPERRAAIYDKYKAFVIPEAEAEWVGLTLDEAVEKQRLLEEKDPVPLFKVYVEELVEQLQQQALSEPAVVQKRANRT